The following proteins are co-located in the Solanum pennellii chromosome 1, SPENNV200 genome:
- the LOC107027402 gene encoding uncharacterized protein LOC107027402, translating to MDHNMAVKHMSYGAVNMFRTETGYTDIEKRQLFLRSYQFSRKKSVSERIKKSFFRVKRVIWVKLRSARKIKKLVWLRLKYGIFGYRRRRFFRRIQNSTYYNTSTTGWSSSCFW from the coding sequence atggaTCATAATATGGCTGTAAAACACATGTCTTATGGGGCAGTGAACATGTTCAGAACAGAAACAGGGTACACAGATATAGAAAAAAGACAGCTTTTCTTGAGAAGCTATCAATTCAGCAGGAAGAAGAGTGTGAGTGAAAGGATTAAGAAATCTTTCTTTAGAGTCAAAAGGGTGATATGGGTAAAGCTTAGATCAgcaagaaaaatcaagaaattggTTTGGTTGAGGCTCAAATATGGTATATTTGGGTATAGAAGACGAAGGTTTTTTCGTCgaattcaaaattcaacttaCTATAATACTAGTACTACTGGATGGTCATCTTCTTGTTTCTGGTAG